In one window of Phycisphaerae bacterium DNA:
- a CDS encoding AbrB/MazE/SpoVT family DNA-binding domain-containing protein, which translates to MKTATVTTQREGQVVHLPAEVRLQGNEVFVVQVGQSVVLVPKGGSPWQSLRGSLDQFSDDYMADRDQPGPQQREAVFQ; encoded by the coding sequence ATGAAAACCGCGACGGTGACCACGCAACGGGAAGGCCAGGTCGTTCACCTGCCGGCGGAGGTTCGGCTGCAAGGCAACGAGGTGTTCGTCGTACAGGTCGGGCAATCCGTCGTTCTGGTGCCCAAGGGAGGCAGTCCGTGGCAATCGCTGCGCGGCAGCCTGGATCAGTTCTCTGATGACTACATGGCAGATCGCGACCAGCCAGGCCCTCAGCAGCGCGAGGCGGTTTTCCAGTGA